In Rhodothermus bifroesti, a single genomic region encodes these proteins:
- a CDS encoding calcium/sodium antiporter, whose translation MGSSFLFLALGLSGLYLGAEGLVRGSAALALRLGIAPLIIGLTIVSWGTSSPEVALSVQAALQGKGDVAAGNVIGSNICNIALILGLAALWQPLQVQARLVRLDVPLLVGISLLAGAMLLDKHLGRGEGLVLLTLMLAYVTLNVWMSRRELPDLLEEGKDLLPKRLQHPLFEGALVVVGLGLLILGGRWFLAGAVSLARTAGLSEAFIGLTVVAVGTSLPELATSIVAAVRREADIAVGNVVGSNLFNLLTILGLAAVVRPLQTYGLQQVDLLVMNGLTWLLLPIMWSGHRIRKAEGVVLIGLYIGYLLFRAGV comes from the coding sequence ATGGGGAGCTCCTTCTTATTTTTAGCCTTAGGGTTAAGCGGGTTGTACCTTGGTGCTGAAGGACTGGTGCGTGGCAGTGCAGCATTGGCGCTTCGACTGGGAATTGCCCCGCTGATTATCGGTTTGACGATTGTTTCTTGGGGCACCAGTAGTCCGGAAGTCGCTCTGAGCGTGCAGGCTGCCTTGCAGGGAAAAGGAGATGTGGCTGCGGGCAATGTCATTGGATCGAACATTTGTAACATTGCGCTCATTCTGGGCCTGGCGGCCCTTTGGCAACCCCTTCAGGTGCAGGCGCGACTGGTACGGCTCGATGTCCCCTTGCTTGTTGGCATTTCGCTTTTAGCTGGGGCAATGTTGCTTGACAAGCATTTAGGACGAGGCGAAGGGCTGGTTTTGTTGACACTCATGCTCGCTTATGTCACGCTAAACGTATGGATGAGCCGAAGAGAACTGCCAGACTTGCTGGAAGAAGGGAAAGATCTTTTGCCCAAACGACTGCAACATCCCCTGTTCGAAGGTGCTCTGGTCGTGGTTGGGTTGGGCCTGCTAATCCTTGGGGGAAGATGGTTCTTAGCAGGGGCAGTAAGCCTTGCCCGCACAGCTGGACTTTCAGAGGCGTTTATTGGCCTAACGGTCGTTGCTGTAGGTACCAGTCTGCCTGAGCTGGCCACCTCTATCGTGGCTGCGGTGCGTCGCGAGGCTGATATTGCCGTAGGCAACGTCGTGGGATCTAACCTGTTTAACCTTCTCACGATTTTAGGTTTGGCCGCTGTTGTTCGTCCCCTACAGACCTACGGCTTGCAACAGGTGGATTTGTTGGTGATGAATGGGCTAACGTGGCTGCTGCTGCCGATTATGTGGAGCGGCCATCGCATCCGCAAAGCAGAAGGAGTGGTGCTCATAGGGCTATATATAGGCTATCTGCTGTTTCGAGCAGGTGTTTAA
- a CDS encoding sigma-54-dependent transcriptional regulator: protein MAKACVFVVDDEPKLGELFASVLRRDGYEVRAFVHPQVMLEAIEAGEQPDVVLADLMMPEINGIELLEVFRKRRLNVPVIIMTAHSSIQTAVEAMRLGAFHYLQKPINLEEMRMLLKKALNLYERDPVREQQRLAEQQAYPISGILGESEAIRQVRQTIEMLRDVPNTIVLIRGETGTGKNLVARTIHHNSTYNAGRFVEINCAALPDNLLEAELFGYEKGAFTDARASKPGLLEVADGGTVFLDEIDSMSLALQAKLLSFLESRTFRRLGGIEDIRVTTRILCATNVNLEQLVAERRFRQDLFYRINVVNLYLPPLREMGRDILLIAQAFVRQFNEELGRSVKGFTPEAEQKLLKHSWPGNVRELRNVLERAMIFTKKTWIDADDLPLQPASVPLALPVSNGIFYFPSGSTLEELEKAYILHTLKHYKASYAEVAQILGISKKTLWEKRKRYNLDKEIAHL from the coding sequence ATGGCGAAGGCATGTGTGTTTGTCGTGGATGATGAGCCCAAACTGGGCGAACTGTTTGCAAGTGTACTGCGAAGGGATGGCTATGAGGTGCGCGCATTTGTGCATCCTCAGGTGATGTTGGAAGCCATTGAGGCTGGTGAGCAGCCCGACGTCGTACTGGCCGATTTGATGATGCCGGAAATCAACGGCATCGAACTGCTTGAGGTTTTTCGGAAACGGCGGCTTAACGTGCCCGTCATCATTATGACGGCCCACTCCTCCATTCAGACGGCCGTCGAAGCGATGCGCCTAGGAGCCTTTCACTACCTGCAAAAGCCGATCAATCTTGAGGAAATGCGCATGCTGCTCAAAAAAGCGCTCAACCTCTACGAGCGCGATCCCGTGCGGGAGCAGCAACGCCTAGCTGAACAGCAAGCCTATCCCATCTCAGGTATTCTGGGGGAAAGCGAAGCTATCCGCCAAGTGCGCCAAACCATCGAAATGCTTCGGGATGTACCCAACACGATTGTCCTCATTCGTGGCGAAACCGGTACAGGCAAAAACTTGGTTGCCCGCACCATTCATCACAACTCCACCTACAACGCAGGCCGTTTTGTAGAGATCAACTGTGCAGCGCTGCCGGACAACTTGCTCGAGGCTGAGCTGTTTGGCTACGAGAAAGGCGCGTTTACCGATGCCCGAGCTTCTAAGCCAGGCTTGCTTGAAGTAGCCGATGGGGGCACCGTGTTTTTGGATGAGATCGACTCCATGAGCCTGGCGTTGCAGGCTAAGTTACTTTCTTTTCTTGAAAGCCGGACGTTTCGTCGATTGGGTGGCATCGAAGATATCCGGGTGACCACCCGCATCTTGTGCGCTACAAACGTCAATCTAGAGCAACTTGTGGCAGAACGTAGGTTTCGTCAAGACCTGTTTTACCGCATTAACGTGGTGAATTTATACCTACCGCCCTTGCGCGAAATGGGGCGTGATATTTTGCTAATCGCTCAAGCTTTTGTGCGCCAGTTTAATGAAGAGCTGGGACGCAGTGTCAAAGGGTTTACACCTGAAGCCGAACAAAAGCTACTAAAGCATTCCTGGCCCGGTAATGTGCGGGAATTGCGCAATGTGCTCGAGCGGGCAATGATCTTTACCAAAAAGACCTGGATCGATGCTGACGATCTGCCTCTCCAACCTGCTAGCGTGCCTTTAGCATTGCCGGTATCCAACGGGATCTTTTACTTCCCCAGCGGAAGTACTTTGGAAGAACTGGAAAAGGCTTATATCCTCCATACCCTGAAGCACTACAAAGCCAGCTACGCGGAAGTGGCCCAAATACTTGGAATATCCAAAAAAACGCTTTGGGAAAAGCGCAAGCGCTATAATCTCGATAAAGAGATTGCCCATCTATAG
- a CDS encoding DUF4398 domain-containing protein, producing MRGALWIAGLVLAGGLIAGCASAPTQQLEAAQQALQAADSAEADVYVSDLYRAAQDSLAAAQVEIEAQNARFALTRNYERAERLLQFVAETARQATEQVAQKKEEMRVEADTLLAEARRALEQTNELLKRAPRGKEGAVALVSIREDASSVEGQINEAAAALQSGDIFRAHQLAQQARDKAVGLVEELNAAIAKTRPGQGS from the coding sequence ATGCGAGGTGCTTTATGGATAGCGGGGCTGGTGCTGGCCGGTGGACTGATTGCTGGCTGTGCCAGTGCCCCTACGCAGCAGCTTGAGGCTGCACAGCAGGCCTTGCAGGCGGCCGACAGTGCAGAGGCCGACGTGTATGTGTCTGACTTGTATCGTGCAGCCCAGGACTCATTGGCCGCTGCTCAGGTTGAAATTGAAGCGCAGAATGCCCGCTTTGCGCTAACGCGTAACTATGAGCGGGCCGAACGGTTGCTCCAGTTTGTGGCGGAAACCGCACGACAGGCCACGGAGCAGGTAGCCCAGAAGAAGGAAGAAATGCGGGTTGAGGCCGACACGCTCCTGGCCGAGGCGCGCCGGGCACTGGAGCAGACCAATGAGCTGCTGAAGCGGGCGCCGCGAGGCAAGGAAGGCGCTGTAGCGCTGGTGTCGATCCGCGAGGATGCGAGCAGCGTGGAAGGCCAGATTAATGAGGCCGCTGCCGCGTTGCAGAGCGGGGATATCTTCCGTGCCCATCAGCTGGCACAGCAGGCCCGTGACAAGGCTGTGGGGTTGGTTGAGGAGCTGAATGCGGCTATTGCCAAGACGCGGCCCGGACAGGGTAGCTAA